Proteins encoded together in one Mycobacterium noviomagense window:
- a CDS encoding NAD(P)H-hydrate dehydratase has translation MRHYYSVETIREAEAPLLASLPDGALMRRAAFGLATAIVRELTTRTGGVAGRRVCAVVGSGDNGGDALWAATFLRRRGAAADAVLLNPERTHRKGLVAFTKAGGRVVDSVGPTTDLVIDGVVGISGKGALRPAAADVFAAVDAAGIPVVAVDIPSGIDAHTGAVAGPAVHAALTVTFGGLKPVHALGDCGRVRLVDIGLDLPDADVLGFEAADVKARWPMPGPHDDKYTQGVTGILAGSSTYPGAAVLCTGAAVAATSGMVRYAGSAHHEVLAHWPEVIASPTPASAGRVQSWVVGPGLGTEETGAAALWFALDTDLPVIVDADGLTLLAAHPDLVAGRDAPTVLTPHAGEFARLAGAPPGEDRIAATRKLADAFGATVLLKGNVTVIAEPGGAVYLNPAGQSWAATAGSGDVLSGMIGALLAAGLPAGDAAAAAAFVHARAANLSAADPGPGYAPTSASRIIPHIRSALASL, from the coding sequence ATGCGGCACTACTACTCCGTCGAGACAATCCGCGAGGCCGAAGCGCCGCTGCTGGCCAGCCTGCCCGACGGTGCACTGATGCGACGCGCGGCGTTCGGACTGGCCACCGCGATCGTCCGCGAGCTGACCACACGCACCGGCGGAGTTGCCGGCCGTCGGGTGTGCGCGGTGGTCGGCTCCGGCGACAACGGCGGTGACGCGCTGTGGGCGGCGACCTTTCTGCGCCGCCGCGGCGCCGCCGCCGACGCGGTGTTGCTCAATCCCGAGCGCACCCACCGCAAGGGGCTGGTGGCGTTCACGAAAGCGGGCGGTCGCGTCGTCGACAGTGTCGGGCCGACAACGGATCTGGTCATCGACGGGGTGGTGGGCATTTCCGGCAAGGGCGCGCTGCGTCCGGCGGCCGCGGACGTGTTCGCCGCCGTCGACGCCGCCGGAATCCCGGTCGTGGCCGTCGACATCCCCAGCGGCATCGACGCGCACACCGGCGCCGTCGCCGGCCCGGCCGTGCACGCCGCACTGACCGTCACCTTCGGCGGACTCAAACCCGTGCACGCGCTCGGTGACTGCGGCCGCGTCCGGTTGGTCGACATCGGGCTCGACCTGCCCGACGCCGATGTACTCGGTTTCGAGGCCGCCGACGTCAAGGCGCGTTGGCCGATGCCCGGACCCCACGACGACAAGTACACCCAGGGAGTGACGGGCATCCTGGCGGGCTCGTCGACGTATCCCGGCGCTGCCGTGCTGTGTACGGGGGCCGCGGTCGCGGCAACCTCCGGCATGGTGCGCTACGCCGGCAGTGCACATCACGAGGTGCTCGCCCATTGGCCCGAAGTGATCGCATCGCCCACCCCCGCCTCGGCCGGGCGGGTGCAGTCCTGGGTGGTGGGACCGGGCCTGGGAACCGAGGAAACCGGAGCCGCCGCGCTGTGGTTCGCGTTGGACACCGATCTGCCGGTGATCGTCGACGCCGACGGGCTGACGCTGCTCGCAGCCCACCCCGACCTCGTCGCAGGCCGCGACGCACCGACGGTGCTCACCCCGCACGCCGGCGAATTCGCGCGCCTGGCCGGTGCCCCCCCGGGCGAGGACCGTATCGCCGCCACCCGCAAGCTCGCAGACGCATTCGGCGCCACCGTGCTGCTCAAGGGCAACGTCACCGTCATCGCCGAACCCGGCGGCGCGGTCTACCTGAACCCGGCCGGGCAATCCTGGGCGGCCACCGCCGGATCCGGTGACGTGTTGTCGGGCATGATCGGCGCGCTGCTGGCCGCGGGACTTCCCGCAGGCGACGCGGCCGCAGCCGCGGCATTCGTGCACGCCCGCGCGGCGAACCTGTCGGCCGCCGACCCGGGCCCGGGGTACGCGCCCACGTCAGCGTCGCGAATCATCCCGCACATCCGAAGCGCCCTCGCCAGCCTGTAG
- a CDS encoding glutamate decarboxylase has protein sequence MPHHPSVPAHSIAPAYTGRLFTAPIPALRLPEESMDPEAAYRFIHDELMLDGSSRLNLATFVTTWMDPEAETLMAEAFDKNMIDKDEYPATAAIEQRCVCMVADLFHAEGLRDDDPHSAIGVSTIGSSEAVMLGGLALKWRWRQRVGADWKQRTPNLVMGSNVQVVWEKFCRYFDVEPRYLPMEEGRYVITPEQVVEAVDENTIGVVAILGTTYTGELEPVAEICAALDRLAAGGGVDVPVHVDAASGGFVVPFLHPDLVWDFRLPRVVSINVSGHKYGLTYPGIGFVVWRNREHLPEDLVFRVNYLGGDMPTFTLNFSRPGNQVVGQYYNFLRLGREGYTQVMQSLSQTARWLAAQLDAGEHFELISDGSAIPVLAFRLAGDRGYTEFDVSHELRTFGWQVPAYTMPDNATDMSVLRIVVREGLSADLARALHDDTVTALATLDKLKPGGHFDEQHFAH, from the coding sequence GTGCCGCACCATCCGTCCGTCCCTGCCCACTCCATCGCCCCCGCCTACACCGGCCGCTTGTTCACCGCGCCGATACCGGCGCTGCGGCTGCCCGAGGAATCGATGGACCCGGAGGCGGCCTACCGGTTCATCCACGACGAGCTGATGCTCGACGGCAGCTCGCGGCTGAACCTGGCCACCTTCGTCACGACCTGGATGGATCCGGAGGCCGAGACGCTTATGGCCGAGGCTTTCGACAAGAACATGATCGACAAGGACGAATACCCGGCGACCGCGGCCATCGAGCAGCGCTGCGTCTGCATGGTGGCCGACTTGTTCCACGCCGAGGGCTTGCGCGACGACGACCCGCACAGCGCGATCGGGGTATCGACCATCGGGTCGTCCGAGGCGGTGATGCTGGGCGGGCTGGCGCTGAAGTGGCGATGGCGCCAGCGCGTCGGCGCCGACTGGAAGCAGCGCACCCCCAACCTGGTGATGGGCTCCAACGTCCAGGTGGTGTGGGAGAAGTTCTGCCGCTACTTCGACGTCGAACCCCGCTACCTGCCCATGGAGGAGGGCCGCTACGTCATCACCCCCGAACAGGTCGTGGAGGCGGTCGACGAGAACACCATCGGGGTGGTGGCCATCCTGGGCACCACCTACACCGGGGAGCTCGAACCCGTCGCCGAGATCTGCGCGGCGCTGGACCGGTTGGCTGCCGGTGGCGGTGTGGACGTCCCCGTGCACGTCGACGCGGCCAGCGGCGGCTTCGTGGTGCCGTTCCTGCACCCAGATCTGGTGTGGGATTTCCGGCTGCCGCGGGTGGTGTCGATCAACGTCAGCGGCCACAAGTACGGCCTAACCTATCCCGGCATCGGGTTCGTGGTGTGGCGCAACCGCGAGCACCTGCCCGAGGACCTCGTCTTTCGCGTCAACTACCTCGGCGGTGACATGCCGACCTTTACGCTGAACTTCTCGCGGCCGGGCAACCAGGTCGTCGGGCAGTACTACAACTTCTTGCGGCTGGGTCGCGAAGGCTACACCCAGGTGATGCAGTCGCTGTCACAGACGGCGCGCTGGCTGGCAGCGCAGCTGGACGCGGGCGAACACTTCGAGCTGATCTCCGACGGGTCGGCCATCCCGGTGCTCGCCTTCCGGCTAGCCGGCGACCGCGGCTACACCGAGTTCGACGTCTCGCACGAGCTGCGAACCTTCGGCTGGCAGGTGCCCGCCTACACCATGCCGGACAACGCCACCGACATGTCTGTCCTGCGCATTGTGGTGCGAGAAGGGCTCTCCGCGGACCTGGCGCGGGCGCTGCACGACGACACCGTGACCGCGCTGGCCACACTGGACAAACTCAAACCGGGCGGGCACTTCGACGAGCAGCACTTCGCGCACTGA
- the alr gene encoding alanine racemase, which translates to MQTTPLVPKSEDLIAEAVVDLEAIAHNVRVLREHAGPAQVMAVVKADGYGHGAARAARTALAAGATELGVATIAEALELRADGITAPVLAWLHRPGTDFAPALTADVQIAVSSVRQLEEVLDAVRRTGHTATLTVKVDTGLNRNGVGAAQYPAILTALRQAAAEDAIHLHGIMSHLVYADEPDHPTNELQYQRFCDMLAQAHSAGVRFEVAHLANSSATLTRRDFAFDIVRPGIAVYGLSPIPERGDMGLVPAMTVKCPVALVRSIRAGEGVSYGHTFIADRDTNLALLPIGYADGVFRMLGGRLEVLINGKRRRSVGRICMDQFVVDLGPGQLDVAEGDEAILFGPGTGGEPTAQDWADLLGTIHYEVVTGPRGRITRTYREAQTVER; encoded by the coding sequence ATGCAGACGACTCCCTTGGTCCCGAAGTCCGAAGACCTGATCGCCGAGGCCGTGGTGGACCTCGAAGCCATCGCCCACAACGTGCGGGTGCTGCGCGAGCACGCCGGACCAGCGCAGGTGATGGCCGTCGTGAAGGCCGACGGATACGGCCACGGCGCCGCGCGGGCTGCTCGCACCGCGTTGGCGGCCGGGGCGACCGAGCTCGGGGTGGCCACCATCGCCGAGGCGCTCGAACTGCGGGCTGACGGCATCACCGCACCGGTGCTGGCGTGGCTGCACCGGCCCGGAACCGACTTCGCCCCGGCGTTGACCGCCGACGTGCAGATCGCGGTGTCCTCGGTGCGCCAGCTCGAGGAAGTGCTCGACGCGGTGCGCCGGACCGGCCACACGGCGACGCTGACCGTCAAAGTCGACACCGGCTTGAACCGCAACGGCGTCGGCGCGGCGCAATACCCGGCCATCCTGACCGCGCTGCGCCAAGCCGCCGCTGAGGACGCCATCCACTTGCACGGCATCATGTCGCATCTGGTGTATGCCGACGAGCCCGACCACCCCACCAATGAACTTCAGTATCAACGGTTTTGCGACATGCTGGCCCAGGCGCACAGCGCCGGTGTGCGGTTCGAGGTAGCCCACCTGGCGAACTCGTCGGCGACGTTGACCCGCCGGGATTTCGCGTTCGACATCGTGCGGCCCGGGATCGCTGTCTACGGGCTCAGCCCTATCCCCGAGCGTGGTGATATGGGACTAGTTCCCGCGATGACGGTCAAATGCCCTGTTGCGCTGGTTCGTTCGATCCGCGCCGGCGAGGGCGTGTCCTACGGGCATACATTCATCGCTGACCGCGATACCAATCTGGCGCTGTTGCCCATCGGTTACGCCGACGGAGTGTTCCGCATGCTGGGCGGGCGCCTCGAGGTGCTGATCAACGGCAAACGGCGGCGCAGCGTCGGGCGGATCTGCATGGACCAGTTCGTCGTCGACCTTGGGCCCGGCCAGCTTGACGTCGCCGAGGGCGACGAAGCGATCTTGTTCGGGCCGGGCACCGGCGGCGAACCCACGGCGCAGGACTGGGCAGATCTGCTCGGCACCATCCACTACGAGGTGGTGACCGGCCCGCGAGGGCGCATCACCCGAACTTACCGCGAGGCCCAAACCGTTGAGCGGTGA
- a CDS encoding alpha/beta fold hydrolase — protein sequence MSGDDEGHARKAQWLAGAAGLGAVSTIAAVSVARSMMQRAGIDDPYAGENFEALDSDRSYVVTTPDGIPLAVREAGPVDAPLTVVFAHGFCLRMAAFHFQRMRLGDEWGPQVRMIFYDQRGHGRSGEAPPESYTVAQLGRDLETVLQVIAPRGPVVLVGHSMGGMTVLSHARQYPHYYGDRIVGAALISSAAEGVSRSLLGEILKNPALEAVRFTARSAPKLVHRGRRAARSLIKPILVAASYGDEKISPSVVAFSQKMMYGTPVTTMVEFLHALETLDETEALPTLAQIPTLIACGDRDMLTPAEYSREMAGALPDSELLIVEGAGHLVQLEKPEVVNEGLVRLVKRVNPPSRLKSFTRRWRERARRNG from the coding sequence TTGAGCGGTGACGACGAAGGCCATGCGCGCAAGGCACAATGGCTAGCCGGAGCGGCGGGACTGGGGGCGGTGAGCACGATCGCCGCGGTGTCGGTGGCTCGCTCGATGATGCAGCGCGCCGGCATCGACGACCCTTATGCCGGCGAGAATTTCGAGGCGCTGGACAGCGACCGCAGCTACGTGGTGACCACCCCGGACGGGATTCCGCTGGCGGTGCGCGAGGCAGGGCCGGTGGATGCGCCGCTGACGGTGGTGTTCGCTCACGGCTTCTGCCTACGCATGGCCGCCTTCCATTTTCAGCGCATGCGGCTCGGCGACGAATGGGGCCCGCAGGTCCGGATGATCTTCTACGACCAGCGCGGCCATGGCCGTTCCGGCGAAGCCCCGCCCGAGTCCTACACGGTGGCCCAACTCGGCAGGGACTTGGAAACCGTGCTGCAGGTGATCGCCCCGCGGGGGCCGGTCGTGCTGGTTGGCCATTCGATGGGGGGCATGACCGTGTTGTCGCATGCGCGCCAGTACCCGCACTACTACGGCGACCGGATCGTTGGCGCGGCGTTGATTTCCTCGGCGGCCGAAGGGGTTTCCCGATCCTTGTTGGGGGAGATCCTGAAAAACCCTGCGCTGGAAGCGGTCCGGTTCACTGCCCGCTCGGCGCCCAAGCTGGTGCATCGCGGAAGACGAGCGGCGCGGTCCCTGATCAAGCCGATCCTGGTGGCGGCGTCCTACGGCGACGAGAAGATCAGCCCGAGCGTGGTGGCGTTCTCGCAGAAGATGATGTACGGCACACCGGTCACCACGATGGTGGAGTTTCTGCACGCCTTGGAAACCTTGGACGAGACCGAGGCGCTGCCGACACTGGCGCAGATCCCGACACTGATCGCGTGCGGCGATCGCGACATGCTGACGCCGGCCGAGTATTCCCGCGAGATGGCCGGCGCGCTGCCGGATTCGGAACTGCTCATCGTCGAGGGCGCCGGTCATTTGGTGCAATTGGAAAAGCCGGAGGTCGTCAACGAAGGGTTGGTCCGACTCGTCAAGCGAGTCAACCCGCCGAGCAGGCTGAAGTCGTTCACTCGGAGGTGGCGTGAGCGAGCCCGCCGCAATGGTTGA
- the tsaE gene encoding tRNA (adenosine(37)-N6)-threonylcarbamoyltransferase complex ATPase subunit type 1 TsaE: MVELGSGTATLASVEDTVALGSRLGQQLRAGDVVVLSGPLGAGKTVLAKGIAAALDVDGPVISPTFVLARVHRARRAGAPAMIHVDMYRLLDHSGADLLAELDSLDLDTELDEAIVVVEWGEGLAERLSERHLDIRLERVSNSDVRIATWRWAA, translated from the coding sequence ATGGTTGAGCTGGGATCGGGCACCGCGACGCTTGCCAGCGTCGAGGACACTGTCGCGCTGGGTTCGCGACTCGGGCAGCAGTTGCGCGCCGGGGACGTGGTGGTGCTCTCGGGCCCGCTCGGTGCCGGGAAAACCGTGCTCGCCAAGGGAATCGCAGCCGCACTGGACGTCGACGGGCCGGTGATATCACCGACCTTCGTACTCGCGCGAGTGCACCGCGCCCGGCGCGCTGGCGCTCCGGCGATGATTCACGTCGACATGTACCGGTTACTGGATCACAGCGGCGCCGACCTGCTGGCTGAGCTCGACTCGCTGGATCTGGACACCGAACTCGACGAGGCGATCGTGGTGGTGGAGTGGGGCGAGGGACTCGCCGAACGCCTATCCGAGCGGCACCTCGACATCCGGCTGGAGCGCGTCAGCAACTCCGATGTACGGATCGCGACTTGGCGGTGGGCCGCATGA
- the tsaB gene encoding tRNA (adenosine(37)-N6)-threonylcarbamoyltransferase complex dimerization subunit type 1 TsaB, giving the protein MTGLLVLALDTATPAVTAGVVRRVGERLEVLARQVTVDSRAHAERLTPNVLAALADAGIGMTDLDAVVVGCGPGPFTGLRVGMATAAAYGHALGIPVRGVCSLDAIGVQTSGDTLVVTDARRREIYWARYRDGVRVDGPAVNAPADVDPGTAQAVAGSPEHAALFDLPRCEPVYPTPGGLVRAVADWSEPPAPLLPLYLRRPDAKALAPQVVSR; this is encoded by the coding sequence ATGACCGGCCTGCTGGTGCTGGCCCTCGACACCGCCACCCCAGCGGTCACCGCGGGCGTCGTGCGGCGCGTTGGTGAGCGGCTCGAGGTGCTGGCTCGTCAGGTCACCGTCGACTCCCGGGCGCACGCCGAACGGCTCACCCCGAATGTGCTGGCGGCGTTGGCCGACGCTGGGATCGGCATGACCGACCTCGATGCCGTGGTAGTGGGCTGCGGACCCGGGCCGTTCACCGGTCTGCGGGTAGGTATGGCGACCGCCGCCGCCTACGGGCATGCGCTGGGCATCCCGGTGCGCGGCGTGTGCAGCCTGGACGCCATCGGCGTACAGACCAGCGGCGACACGCTGGTGGTCACCGACGCCCGTCGCCGCGAAATCTATTGGGCGCGTTACCGCGACGGTGTTCGCGTCGACGGTCCGGCGGTCAACGCGCCCGCCGACGTCGACCCGGGTACGGCGCAGGCGGTGGCGGGCTCGCCGGAGCATGCCGCGCTGTTCGACCTGCCGAGGTGTGAGCCGGTGTATCCGACACCGGGCGGCCTGGTCCGCGCGGTGGCCGACTGGTCGGAACCCCCGGCGCCGCTGCTGCCGTTGTACCTGCGCCGTCCGGATGCCAAAGCACTTGCACCACAGGTGGTCTCGCGGTGA
- the rimI gene encoding ribosomal protein S18-alanine N-acetyltransferase translates to MTAHDAEPITVDALTIADAERCAQLEAELFPGDDPWSVAAFARELAAKHNHYVAARRADTLVGYGGIARLGRKPPFEYEVHTIGVDPAYQGRGIGRRLLNELLRFADGPVYLEVRTDNEAAIALYRSVGFINVGLRRRYYRVSGADAYTMRRDPQ, encoded by the coding sequence GTGACAGCCCACGACGCCGAGCCGATCACCGTCGATGCGCTCACCATCGCCGACGCAGAGCGGTGCGCGCAGTTGGAGGCCGAGCTGTTTCCAGGCGACGATCCGTGGTCGGTGGCGGCCTTCGCCCGGGAACTGGCCGCCAAGCACAATCACTATGTGGCCGCCCGCCGCGCCGACACCCTCGTCGGTTACGGCGGTATCGCTCGGCTGGGCCGCAAACCGCCCTTCGAGTACGAAGTGCACACCATCGGCGTCGACCCGGCGTACCAGGGCCGGGGGATCGGCCGTCGGCTGCTGAACGAGCTGCTGCGCTTCGCCGACGGACCTGTTTACCTCGAAGTGCGCACGGACAATGAGGCGGCGATCGCGCTGTACCGCAGCGTGGGATTCATCAACGTCGGCCTGCGCCGGCGGTACTACCGCGTCAGCGGCGCCGACGCCTACACCATGCGGCGGGACCCGCAATGA
- the tsaD gene encoding tRNA (adenosine(37)-N6)-threonylcarbamoyltransferase complex transferase subunit TsaD yields the protein MTVVVAIETSCDETGVGIARLDDDGTVTLLADEVASSVDEHVRFGGVVPEIASRAHLEALGPTMRRALAASGVSKPDVVAATIGPGLAGALMVGVAAAKAYSAAWAVPFYAVNHLGGHLAADVYEHGPLPECVALLVSGGHTHLLHVRSLGEPIVELGSTVDDAAGEAYDKVARLLGLGYPGGKVLDDLARTGDRNAIVFPRGMTGPNDDRHAFSFSGLKTAVARYVESHPDVATADIAAGFQEAVADVLTMKAVRAATELGVSTLLIAGGVAANSRLRELAEQRCREAGLTLRIPRPRLCTDNGAMIASFAAHLVAAGASPSPLDVPSDPGLPVIRGQLP from the coding sequence ATGACCGTCGTTGTGGCCATCGAAACTTCTTGTGACGAAACCGGTGTCGGCATCGCCCGGCTCGACGACGACGGCACCGTGACGTTACTCGCCGACGAAGTGGCCTCCAGCGTCGACGAACATGTCCGGTTCGGCGGCGTGGTGCCGGAGATCGCGTCGCGGGCGCATCTCGAAGCACTCGGCCCGACCATGCGTCGTGCGTTAGCGGCTAGCGGCGTGTCCAAACCGGACGTCGTCGCGGCCACCATCGGACCCGGCCTGGCGGGCGCGCTGATGGTGGGAGTGGCTGCGGCCAAAGCATATTCGGCTGCCTGGGCGGTGCCGTTCTACGCCGTCAACCACCTCGGTGGGCACCTGGCGGCCGATGTCTACGAACACGGTCCGCTGCCCGAGTGCGTGGCGCTGCTGGTGTCCGGTGGCCACACCCACCTGCTGCACGTGCGGTCGCTGGGCGAGCCGATCGTCGAGCTGGGCAGCACCGTCGACGATGCCGCCGGCGAGGCCTACGACAAGGTGGCGCGGCTGCTGGGTCTGGGTTACCCGGGCGGCAAGGTGCTCGACGACCTGGCCCGCACCGGTGACCGCAACGCAATCGTGTTCCCGCGCGGCATGACCGGGCCCAACGACGACCGGCACGCGTTCAGCTTCTCCGGCCTGAAGACGGCGGTCGCACGCTACGTGGAGAGCCACCCCGATGTGGCCACCGCCGACATCGCCGCCGGCTTCCAGGAGGCGGTCGCCGACGTGCTGACCATGAAGGCCGTGCGGGCCGCTACCGAACTCGGTGTGTCGACGCTGCTGATCGCCGGCGGAGTCGCGGCCAACTCGCGACTGCGGGAACTGGCCGAACAGCGCTGCCGCGAGGCCGGCCTGACGTTGCGGATTCCCCGGCCGCGGTTGTGTACCGACAACGGCGCGATGATCGCTTCGTTTGCGGCGCATCTGGTGGCGGCGGGGGCATCGCCGTCACCGCTGGACGTCCCCAGCGATCCGGGCCTGCCCGTGATACGCGGACAGCTGCCCTGA
- a CDS encoding C39 family peptidase, with protein sequence MFRGIFHATRIAGVAMLFFLAAAGFAGVGSGLAEADPNGQMYGDPQAAAPYWRYQHGQDCGLMSAADVIGQLTGKEPSETAVVLRGVFTKSQVHHGDIYHFDGTSPQDLVVLLGKYGIQSNLTTGNTMQTLEQDLAGGHKVIAGVNAETIWNYPPGQGQRTNADHAVVVTGVDTRSDIVHLNDSGTPNGRDEQIPMDTFSQAWATGDNLLIVTQQTSGR encoded by the coding sequence ATGTTCCGCGGCATCTTCCACGCAACCCGCATCGCCGGCGTGGCCATGCTGTTCTTCCTGGCCGCCGCGGGGTTCGCCGGGGTCGGCAGCGGATTGGCCGAGGCCGACCCGAACGGCCAAATGTACGGTGACCCGCAGGCCGCCGCCCCCTACTGGCGCTACCAACACGGGCAAGACTGCGGCCTGATGTCCGCCGCCGACGTGATCGGCCAGCTCACCGGCAAAGAACCGTCCGAGACCGCCGTCGTGCTACGTGGGGTGTTCACCAAAAGCCAAGTCCACCATGGGGATATCTACCACTTCGACGGCACCTCGCCCCAAGATTTGGTCGTGCTGCTGGGCAAATACGGCATCCAGTCCAACCTCACGACCGGCAACACCATGCAGACGCTGGAGCAGGACCTAGCCGGCGGCCACAAGGTGATCGCGGGGGTCAACGCGGAAACTATCTGGAACTATCCTCCGGGCCAGGGTCAACGCACCAACGCCGACCACGCCGTCGTCGTGACCGGAGTCGACACCCGCAGCGACATCGTGCATCTCAACGACAGCGGCACCCCCAACGGCCGCGACGAACAGATCCCGATGGACACGTTCAGCCAAGCCTGGGCCACCGGCGACAACCTGCTGATCGTTACCCAACAAACCAGCGGCCGATAG
- the groES gene encoding co-chaperone GroES — translation MASVNIKPLEDKILVQTIEAETTTASGLVIPDTAKEKPQEGKVVAVGPGRWDEEGEKRIPLDVSEGDTVIFSKYGGTEIKYNGEEYLILSARDVLAIVNK, via the coding sequence GTGGCGAGCGTGAACATCAAGCCACTCGAGGACAAGATCCTCGTACAAACCATCGAGGCCGAGACCACGACCGCCTCCGGTCTGGTCATTCCCGACACCGCCAAGGAAAAGCCGCAGGAAGGCAAGGTCGTGGCTGTCGGCCCCGGCCGGTGGGATGAGGAAGGCGAAAAGCGGATCCCGCTGGACGTGTCGGAGGGCGACACCGTCATCTTCAGCAAGTACGGCGGTACCGAGATCAAGTACAACGGCGAGGAGTACCTGATCCTTTCCGCCCGCGACGTGCTGGCCATCGTCAACAAGTAG
- the groL gene encoding chaperonin GroEL (60 kDa chaperone family; promotes refolding of misfolded polypeptides especially under stressful conditions; forms two stacked rings of heptamers to form a barrel-shaped 14mer; ends can be capped by GroES; misfolded proteins enter the barrel where they are refolded when GroES binds) has product MSKLLEYDETARRAMETGVDKLADAVRVTLGPRGRHVVLAKAFGGPAVTNDGVTVAREIDLEDPFENLGAQLVKSVATKTNDVAGDGTTTATVLAQALIRGGLRLVAAGANPIALGLGISKAADAVSEALLAAATPVSDKNAIAQVATVSSRDEQIGELVGEAMTKVGHDGVVSVEESSTLSTELEFTEGVGFDKGFISAYFVTDFDAQEAVLEDALILLHREKISSLPDLLPLLEKVAEAGKPLLVIAEDVEGEALSTLVVNAIRKTLKAVAVKAPYFGDRRKAFLQDLAVVTGGQVVDPDVGLLLREAGLEVLGSARRVVVSKDDTVIVDGGGTHEAIAERAKQLRAEIETTDSDWDREKLEERLAKLAGGVAVIKVGAATETALKERKESVEDAVAAAKAAVEEGIVAGGGTALLHARKALAELRGSLSGDEALGVDVFSEALSAPLYWIAANAGLDGSVVVNKVSELPEGHGLNAETLTYGDLAAEGVVDPVKVTRSAVLNAASVARMVLTTETAVVEKPAAEEDEHAGHGHAH; this is encoded by the coding sequence ATGAGCAAACTGCTTGAGTATGACGAAACCGCGCGCCGGGCCATGGAGACCGGCGTGGACAAGCTCGCTGACGCGGTGCGGGTGACGTTGGGTCCGCGTGGCCGTCATGTGGTGCTGGCCAAGGCATTTGGCGGGCCGGCGGTCACCAACGACGGTGTCACCGTGGCCCGTGAGATCGACTTGGAAGACCCCTTCGAGAACCTCGGCGCCCAGCTCGTGAAGTCGGTCGCCACCAAGACCAACGACGTCGCCGGCGACGGCACCACCACCGCCACCGTGCTGGCGCAAGCGCTGATCAGGGGTGGGCTGCGCCTGGTGGCCGCCGGCGCCAACCCGATCGCGCTGGGCTTGGGAATCAGCAAGGCCGCCGATGCGGTGTCGGAGGCATTGCTGGCAGCGGCCACACCGGTGTCGGACAAGAACGCCATCGCGCAGGTTGCCACCGTGTCGTCGCGCGACGAGCAGATCGGTGAGCTGGTCGGCGAGGCGATGACCAAGGTCGGCCATGACGGGGTGGTCAGCGTCGAAGAATCCTCGACGCTATCCACTGAACTGGAATTCACCGAAGGTGTGGGCTTCGACAAGGGCTTCATCTCGGCGTACTTCGTCACCGACTTCGACGCGCAGGAGGCTGTGCTCGAGGACGCGTTGATCCTGTTGCACCGCGAGAAGATCAGCTCGCTGCCGGATCTGCTGCCGCTGTTGGAGAAGGTGGCCGAGGCCGGCAAACCGCTCCTGGTCATCGCCGAGGACGTCGAAGGCGAGGCCCTGTCGACATTGGTAGTCAACGCCATCCGCAAGACGCTCAAGGCGGTTGCGGTCAAGGCGCCGTACTTCGGCGATCGCCGCAAGGCTTTCCTGCAGGACCTTGCCGTGGTCACCGGCGGCCAGGTGGTCGACCCCGATGTCGGACTGTTGCTGCGCGAGGCGGGCTTGGAAGTACTGGGCTCCGCACGCCGAGTCGTGGTCAGCAAGGACGACACCGTGATCGTCGACGGCGGCGGCACTCACGAGGCCATCGCCGAGCGCGCCAAGCAACTGCGCGCCGAGATCGAGACCACCGATTCCGATTGGGACCGCGAGAAACTCGAGGAGCGCCTGGCCAAGCTGGCCGGCGGGGTTGCCGTCATCAAGGTGGGTGCGGCCACCGAAACCGCGCTCAAAGAGCGCAAGGAAAGCGTCGAGGACGCGGTCGCGGCTGCCAAAGCCGCGGTCGAGGAGGGCATCGTCGCCGGCGGTGGCACCGCGCTGCTGCATGCCCGTAAGGCGCTGGCCGAGCTGCGGGGGTCGCTGTCCGGTGACGAGGCCCTCGGTGTCGATGTGTTCTCCGAAGCGCTGAGCGCGCCGCTGTACTGGATCGCCGCCAACGCCGGGCTGGACGGCTCGGTTGTCGTCAATAAGGTCAGCGAGCTGCCGGAAGGGCACGGCCTGAACGCCGAGACGCTGACCTACGGCGACCTGGCCGCCGAGGGCGTCGTCGACCCCGTGAAGGTCACCCGCTCTGCGGTGCTCAACGCCGCATCGGTGGCCCGGATGGTGCTGACAACCGAGACGGCTGTGGTTGAGAAGCCGGCCGCCGAGGAAGATGAGCACGCCGGCCACGGTCACGCTCACTGA